A DNA window from Danio aesculapii chromosome 1, fDanAes4.1, whole genome shotgun sequence contains the following coding sequences:
- the LOC130232332 gene encoding lecithin retinol acyltransferase-like, producing MLDSLALLLEKTFLLAHFNFFSTTSTKQERCTKRREESTYFQRGDLLEVPRTLFTHFGIYLGDNKVAHLMPDILPVLTSNKSHLQNVVTNKRLLLGVLYKYASVRVDTVEDFAYGSSILLNTMDTTLRKQPLAAEEVARRAEKLVGHFPYSLMWNNCEHFVTYCRYGTAVSLQTDQFCESLKSIIRDQRSIFLTTVIGMLSMFFVGIAPSTALPTFLIPFILWMAG from the exons ATGTTAGATTCTCTCGCCTTGCTGTTGGAGAAAACCTTCCTTCTAGCGCATTTCAACTTTTTTAGCACCACTTCCACTAAGCAAGAGAGATGCACGAAGCGACGCGAGGAGAGCACTTATTTCCAGCGCGGGGATCTGTTGGAGGTTCCGCGCACTTTGTTCACTCATTTTGGCATTTACCTCGGCGATAACAAAGTCGCACACCTTATGCCTGATATACTGCCGGTGCTGACGAGCAACAAAAGTCACCTCCAGAATGTAGTGACGAACAAGAGACTGCTACTCGGTGTGCTCTACAAGTACGCCTCAGTACGGGTGGACACGGTGGAGGACTTCGCCTACGGGTCCAGTATTTTGCTCAACACGATGGACACTACCTTGAGAAAACAGCCGCTGGCCGCTGAGGAGGTCGCCAGAAGAGCCGAAAAACTTGTCGGTCATTTTCCTTACAGTCTTATGTGGAATAACTGCGAACATTTTGTCACTTACTGCCGCTACGGGACAGCGGTGAGCCTGCAGACGGACCAG TTCTGCGAAAGTTTAAAGTCAATAATCCGGGACCAGAGGAGCATTTTCCTGACCACTGTCATCGGGATGCTTTCCATGTTTTTTGTTGGAATAGCGCCGTCGACCGCACTTCCGACTTTCCTCATTCCCTTCATCTTGTGGATGGCTGGATAA
- the lratb.2 gene encoding lecithin retinol acyltransferase b, tandem duplicate 2, with product MFPVQFFSLFYIAVLADFEEKKKKQTLQYDLSKYKRGDLLEVPRTLFTHFGIYLGNNRVAHLIPDILPVLTTDQKAIQKMVTNNRLILGVLAKKASVRVDSVEDFAYGAEILVNHMDKVCSRAAFEGEEVARRAEKLFGSVVYSLLWYNCEHYVMYCRYGTSMSFQTYQFCKAVRKLVCSKMSSLISLLLGLFIMFYLESVTLFGILPTIIIPFTIWMAS from the exons ATGTTTCCCGTGCAGTTCTTCAGCCTCTTCTACATCGCTGTGCTCGCAGACTttgaagaaaagaagaaaaagcaaACACTCCAGTATGACCTCTCCAAATATAAAAGAGGAGATCTACTGGAGGTCCCGAGAACTCTCTTTACGCATTTCGGGATTTATTTGGGGAACAATCGCGTGGCTCATCTTATACCTGATATCTTACCGGTCTTGACCACCGACCAGAAAGCCATTCAGAAAATGGTGACCAACAACCGGCTGATTTTAGGGGTGCTTGCCAAAAAAGCGAGCGTCCGCGTGGACTCGGTGGAGGACTTTGCGTATGGAGCAGAGATTCTGGTTAACCATATGGACAAGGTGTGTAGCCGGGCAGCGTTTGAGGGCGAGGAGGTGGCCAGGAGAGCCGAGAAGCTCTTTGGATCTGTGGTTTACAGTCTGCTGTGGTACAACTGTGAGCATTACGTCATGTACTGCAGATACGGCACCAGCATGAGCTTTCAGACCTACCAG TTCTGCAAAGCCGTGCGCAAGCTTGTGTGCAGCAAGATGAGCTCTCTTATAAGTCTTCTGCTGGgcttgtttattatgttttatctGGAGTCGGTGACCCTGTTTGGAATTTTACCCACAATTATCATTCCTTTTACCATTTGGATGGCATCCTGA